One region of Oxalobacteraceae bacterium OTU3CAMAD1 genomic DNA includes:
- a CDS encoding EF-hand domain-containing protein, protein MNLLHPTLLTALLATAGAGAQTPQAETPASAAGMSTPYSDSYVPRSMRQPQRDIAPGPVLLRFTIVQKLKKRFEDADTDHSGTLNREEARQAGLGVVDKNFDSIDTAQRGNVSFDDLNAYLIQRREESGSR, encoded by the coding sequence ATGAACCTTTTGCATCCGACCCTACTGACAGCGCTGCTGGCCACCGCCGGCGCCGGCGCCCAAACCCCGCAAGCGGAAACGCCGGCGTCCGCCGCAGGCATGTCCACGCCCTATTCGGATTCGTACGTGCCGCGCTCGATGCGCCAGCCGCAGCGCGACATCGCGCCCGGACCGGTGCTGCTGCGCTTCACCATTGTGCAAAAGCTGAAGAAACGTTTTGAAGACGCCGACACCGACCACAGCGGCACGTTGAACCGCGAGGAGGCGCGCCAGGCGGGCCTGGGCGTGGTCGACAAGAACTTCGACAGCATCGACACCGCGCAGCGCGGCAACGTCAGCTTCGACGACCTGAACGCCTATCTGATCCAGCGCCGCGAGGAATCGGGCTCGCGCTGA
- a CDS encoding nucleoside deaminase gives MTTPTAQDHEFLTRVLALAQRSRDEGHHPFAAMVVAADGSVIAEAMNASSSDRTAHAEMNALRMASQRHGPAQLAGATLYANAEPCAMCAGGTYWSGVGRVVYAMSEASLLQLTGSDPENPTLSLPCRDVFARGQRPTEVIGPLREDEARAAHAGFWKK, from the coding sequence ATGACGACACCGACCGCGCAAGATCACGAATTCCTCACCCGCGTACTGGCGCTGGCGCAGCGCTCGCGCGACGAAGGCCATCACCCGTTCGCCGCCATGGTCGTCGCCGCCGACGGCAGCGTCATCGCCGAGGCGATGAACGCCTCCAGCAGCGACCGCACCGCGCACGCCGAGATGAACGCGCTGCGCATGGCGTCGCAACGCCACGGCCCCGCGCAACTGGCCGGCGCCACCTTGTACGCCAACGCCGAACCGTGCGCGATGTGCGCCGGCGGCACCTACTGGAGCGGCGTTGGCCGCGTCGTCTACGCGATGTCGGAAGCCAGCCTGCTGCAACTGACCGGTAGCGATCCCGAAAATCCGACCTTGTCGCTGCCGTGCCGCGATGTCTTCGCGCGCGGCCAGCGTCCGACCGAAGTCATCGGTCCGCTGCGCGAAGACGAGGCGCGCGCCGCCCACGCCGGCTTCTGGAAAAAGTAG
- a CDS encoding aromatic ring-hydroxylating dioxygenase subunit alpha, giving the protein MTIDPVLFNDWHPVALSARIVAGVITATDLLDTRIALWRDSAGNVHAWEDRCPHRGTRLSMGAIDNDTLRCAYHGWRFDGEGRCRHIPALPALEPDKLKARVGAFHAQEKYGMVWVCTGSPSESPANPGPPRFPEFADERLRKVWCGPYDVQSSGPRIVENFLDMAHFAFVHDGILGVPEQAAIPDYTVEPFDDAGYGSGVWARQCRAWQPQASKAATGGSDIEYTYRVVRPLTAILTKHPPGGIAEAIALLPQPLTETTTRVWIIMALNDFTSDDDALRGFQDTIFLQDLPILESQSPARLPLIPGAEVSVACDRMSLAYRNYLKRQNVRYGVLRED; this is encoded by the coding sequence ATGACAATCGATCCCGTTTTATTCAACGACTGGCATCCGGTGGCGCTGTCCGCACGGATCGTCGCCGGCGTCATCACCGCCACCGACCTGCTGGACACGCGCATCGCCTTGTGGCGCGACAGCGCCGGCAACGTCCACGCATGGGAAGATCGCTGTCCGCATCGCGGCACGCGCCTGTCGATGGGCGCAATAGACAATGACACGCTGCGCTGCGCCTACCACGGCTGGCGCTTCGACGGCGAGGGCCGCTGCCGGCACATCCCCGCGCTGCCGGCGCTGGAACCCGACAAGCTCAAAGCGCGGGTCGGCGCCTTCCATGCGCAGGAAAAATACGGGATGGTATGGGTTTGCACCGGGTCGCCTTCCGAGTCGCCTGCCAACCCCGGGCCGCCGCGCTTTCCCGAATTCGCCGACGAGCGCCTGCGCAAGGTTTGGTGTGGCCCTTACGACGTGCAAAGCAGCGGGCCGCGCATCGTCGAGAACTTCCTCGACATGGCGCACTTCGCCTTTGTGCACGACGGCATACTGGGCGTGCCGGAACAGGCGGCGATTCCCGACTACACGGTCGAACCATTTGACGATGCCGGCTACGGCAGCGGCGTCTGGGCCAGGCAATGCCGCGCGTGGCAGCCGCAAGCCAGCAAGGCCGCCACCGGCGGCAGCGACATCGAATACACCTATCGGGTGGTGCGGCCGCTGACGGCGATACTGACCAAGCATCCGCCGGGCGGCATCGCCGAGGCGATCGCGCTGCTGCCGCAACCGCTCACCGAGACCACCACCCGCGTGTGGATCATCATGGCGCTGAACGATTTCACCTCGGACGACGACGCCCTGCGCGGCTTCCAGGACACCATCTTCCTGCAGGACCTGCCGATTCTGGAAAGCCAGAGCCCCGCGCGGCTGCCGCTGATCCCCGGCGCGGAAGTGTCGGTGGCGTGCGACCGCATGTCGCTGGCCTACCGCAATTACTTGAAGCGGCAGAACGTGCGCTACGGCGTGCTGCGCGAGGACTAA
- a CDS encoding BMP family ABC transporter substrate-binding protein yields MMNRRTLIALAALAATLGASAVPALAAEPLKIGFVYVGPVGDAGWTYAHDQGRLAMEKALAGKVKSTYVENVPEGADAERVIRKLVAEGNKLIFTTSFGYMNPTEKVAKSAPGVVFLHATGFKSGKNLGTYESRLYEGAYLNGILAGKMTKSKTLGFIASFPVPEVIRNINAFTLGAQSVNPGIKTKVIWVNSWYDPAKERQAAETLVAQGADVMAQNTDSPATLQVAQEKGVHAFGWDSDMSRFAPKAHLTAATNDWSGYYIDTAKAVLAGTWKTGDYRGGLKEGMVKMSKLNAVVPADAGKIFEEKKAALTAGTFNPFTGPIKDQSGAVKYAAGVAVPLKDLLSMNFYVQGVDGAIPK; encoded by the coding sequence ATGATGAATCGTCGCACCCTGATCGCGCTCGCCGCGCTGGCCGCCACCCTCGGCGCATCCGCCGTCCCCGCGCTGGCGGCCGAACCGCTGAAGATCGGCTTTGTCTACGTCGGCCCGGTCGGCGACGCCGGCTGGACCTACGCCCACGACCAGGGCCGCCTGGCGATGGAAAAGGCGCTGGCCGGCAAAGTCAAATCCACCTACGTGGAAAACGTGCCGGAGGGCGCCGACGCCGAACGCGTGATCCGCAAGCTGGTCGCCGAAGGGAACAAGCTAATTTTCACCACCTCGTTCGGCTACATGAACCCGACCGAGAAAGTGGCCAAGTCCGCGCCAGGCGTGGTGTTCCTGCACGCCACCGGCTTCAAGAGCGGCAAGAATCTGGGCACCTACGAATCGCGCCTGTACGAGGGCGCGTACCTGAACGGCATCCTGGCCGGCAAAATGACCAAGTCCAAGACCTTGGGCTTCATCGCCTCCTTCCCGGTGCCTGAAGTCATCCGCAACATCAATGCCTTCACCCTGGGCGCGCAAAGCGTCAACCCTGGCATCAAAACCAAGGTGATCTGGGTGAACTCGTGGTACGACCCGGCCAAGGAACGCCAGGCGGCGGAAACCCTGGTGGCGCAAGGCGCCGACGTCATGGCGCAGAACACCGACTCGCCGGCCACCTTGCAGGTCGCGCAGGAAAAAGGTGTACACGCCTTCGGCTGGGACTCGGACATGTCGCGCTTCGCGCCGAAGGCCCACCTGACCGCCGCCACCAACGACTGGTCGGGCTACTACATCGACACCGCCAAGGCGGTCCTCGCCGGCACCTGGAAAACCGGCGACTATCGCGGCGGTTTGAAGGAAGGCATGGTCAAGATGTCGAAGCTGAACGCCGTGGTTCCGGCCGACGCGGGCAAGATCTTCGAAGAAAAGAAGGCCGCGCTGACGGCGGGCACCTTCAACCCGTTCACCGGTCCGATCAAGGACCAGTCGGGCGCGGTCAAGTACGCGGCCGGCGTCGCCGTGCCGCTGAAGGACCTGCTGTCGATGAACTTTTACGTGCAAGGCGTGGACGGCGCGATTCCAAAATAA
- a CDS encoding outer envelope protein translates to MSQLVTRTAAALVVLAGCAGAAQAADWSDTYLGYRYGTRFAEPFNDTDITKNIVNFSHVSGYKYGKNFLNVDFLMSSHDDPSSAGAASGAHEAYAVYRHTLDLGKVTGSNWAFGPVRGVGATLGFDYNSKTDAGYNSKKRMVVAGPTLMMDVPGFLDISLFALWESNAPFNTYTNVATPRYRYDTHAMLTAAWGIPFNIGIPLSFEGYANFIDKKGKDEFGGDTARETNIDMQIMYDASAFVSAPKNTFKIGVEYQYWKNKFGNSDKNNPGATARTPMVRAEYHF, encoded by the coding sequence ATGTCTCAACTCGTAACCCGCACCGCCGCAGCACTAGTGGTTCTCGCCGGCTGCGCCGGCGCCGCCCAAGCCGCCGACTGGAGCGACACCTACCTCGGCTACCGCTACGGCACCAGGTTCGCCGAGCCGTTCAACGACACCGACATCACCAAGAACATCGTCAACTTCAGTCATGTCTCGGGCTATAAGTACGGCAAGAACTTCCTCAACGTCGACTTCCTGATGTCGTCCCACGACGACCCCTCGTCGGCGGGAGCGGCCAGCGGCGCGCATGAAGCGTACGCGGTCTACCGCCACACGCTGGACCTGGGCAAGGTCACGGGAAGCAATTGGGCCTTCGGTCCGGTGCGCGGCGTCGGCGCCACGCTGGGCTTCGACTACAACAGCAAGACCGACGCCGGCTACAACTCCAAGAAGCGCATGGTCGTCGCCGGCCCTACCCTGATGATGGACGTGCCGGGCTTCCTCGATATCAGCCTGTTCGCTCTGTGGGAGAGCAACGCGCCGTTCAACACCTACACCAACGTCGCCACGCCGCGCTACCGCTACGACACGCACGCCATGCTCACCGCCGCGTGGGGCATCCCTTTCAACATCGGCATTCCGCTGTCGTTCGAAGGCTACGCCAACTTCATCGACAAGAAGGGCAAGGACGAATTCGGCGGCGACACCGCGCGCGAAACCAACATCGACATGCAGATCATGTACGACGCCAGCGCCTTCGTCAGCGCGCCGAAGAACACCTTCAAGATCGGCGTCGAATACCAGTACTGGAAAAACAAATTCGGCAACTCGGACAAGAACAACCCGGGCGCCACGGCCAGAACGCCGATGGTCCGCGCGGAATACCATTTCTAG
- a CDS encoding GntR family transcriptional regulator, whose translation MSSTSSARPQGKRTNGGKAEPAAQPTGKDMPLKRGTTGVDMRIYRAVVNAVMSHRLPPGTHLGEADFCELYQVSRTTVRKALQRLAHDHIIELRPNRGAVIASPTPEEARDIFAARRAIEREIMPLVIRNATPASLRQIRAALEAEDQARRTGDRAGWIRLGGEFHILLAELAGNHVLLRFMGELVSRCSLIIALYETPGAPMCGNHEHQDLATLIEQGKVAEATHLIEHHLLEIEARLRLDTSHKKVNLAEVLSGF comes from the coding sequence ATGTCATCCACCAGTTCCGCACGCCCACAAGGCAAACGCACCAACGGAGGCAAGGCCGAACCGGCCGCTCAGCCTACGGGCAAAGACATGCCGCTCAAGCGCGGCACCACCGGCGTCGACATGCGCATCTACCGCGCCGTCGTCAACGCCGTCATGAGCCACCGCCTGCCACCCGGCACCCATCTTGGGGAAGCCGATTTCTGCGAGCTCTATCAGGTCAGCCGCACCACCGTGCGCAAGGCGCTGCAACGGCTGGCGCACGACCACATCATCGAGCTGCGCCCCAACCGCGGCGCCGTCATCGCCTCGCCCACGCCGGAGGAGGCGCGCGACATCTTCGCCGCGCGCCGCGCCATCGAGCGCGAGATCATGCCGCTGGTGATACGCAACGCCACGCCGGCGTCGCTGCGGCAGATACGCGCTGCGCTCGAAGCGGAGGACCAGGCGCGCCGCACCGGCGACCGCGCCGGCTGGATACGGCTGGGCGGCGAGTTCCACATCCTGCTGGCCGAACTGGCCGGCAACCACGTGCTGCTGCGCTTCATGGGCGAACTGGTGTCGCGCTGTTCGCTGATCATCGCCCTCTACGAAACGCCCGGCGCGCCGATGTGCGGCAACCACGAACACCAGGATCTGGCGACACTGATCGAGCAGGGAAAAGTCGCCGAGGCGACGCACCTGATCGAGCACCACCTGCTGGAAATCGAAGCGCGCCTGCGCCTCGACACCAGCCACAAAAAGGTCAACCTGGCAGAAGTCCTCTCAGGTTTTTAA